Genomic segment of Bacillota bacterium:
CGTAACGCGCGAACAGGAACGTGGATCGCATGTTGGTGTCCATGATCCAGTCGTACTCCTCGGCGCTGAACGCCTCCAGCGGCCCGTACTTGCCCACCCCGGCGTTGATGACCAGGATGTCGAGCCGCCCCAGCTTGCCGGCGGTCTTGTCGACGGCTCGGGCCACGTCCTCTTCCTTGCGGCCGTCACCGGCAATGACCAGCGCCTGGCTCCCGGCCGACTCCACCTCGGCGGCCACGGCGCGCAGATCCGATTCCGTGCGGGCAAACAGCGCAACCCGGGCGCCCTCGTGGGCCAGCCGCACGGCCACCGACCGGCCGATGCCACGGCTGGCACCGGTGACGAGGGCTACTTTACCGTCGAGTAATGGACGTGACCCGGCTTGAGCCACGTGAGTTCGACCTCCTGTCCGCGGCCGCCGCGCCGGGTGCCGTCGTTCGGCCGACCACCGGCGAGCGGGCCGTTCGCTTTCGTTGTGGGAATGCGGAAGAACTCCTGCAGGATCATCACGCCGGCGCCGATGGCGCACGCCTCTTCCCCCAGCGCGGAAACGACGATGCGCGCTCGGCCGCGGGGGAAGGCCAGCGCGCGCTGCTCGACGACCCGGCGAGCGGAGTTGAGGACGTGGTGGCCCCCGCGGGCAATGGGGCCGCCGATGACGACCAGTTCGGGGTTGAAGGTGTTGATGGCGTTGGCAATGCCGATGCCGAGATACTCCCCCAGCCGGGCCAGCGCCGAGATGGCCGCCGCATCTCCTGCGCCTGCCGCCTGGAAGACGTCGCCGGCGCTCAGCGACACCGGTTCGGGGCTCGACCGCTGCAGGTACGCCATCAGAGCCCGCTCCGAGACGAACACCTCGAGGCAGCCGCGGTTTCCGCAGTTGCAGGGCGGGCCGGCCGGATCCACGGTGGTATGCCCGAACTCACCCGCTGTGCCAGCCGCTCCGCGGTAGATCTCGCCATCGATGACGATCCCGGCGCCGAGCCCCACGCCGACGCTGAAGTAAAACAGGCTGCGGGCCTCCTGCCCGGCCCCGGCCCACAGTTCGGCAAGGGCTCCGGCGTTGGCCTCGTTGTCCACCACGATGGGCACCTTGAAGCGTTCGCCCAGCCACTCACCCACGGGCACGTCCGTCCAGCCGAGGTTC
This window contains:
- a CDS encoding SDR family NAD(P)-dependent oxidoreductase codes for the protein MAQAGSRPLLDGKVALVTGASRGIGRSVAVRLAHEGARVALFARTESDLRAVAAEVESAGSQALVIAGDGRKEEDVARAVDKTAGKLGRLDILVINAGVGKYGPLEAFSAEEYDWIMDTNMRSTFLFARYGIPHLKRQGAGHVVVVASVAGKKGLPNEAVYCASKHAQVGFAQALDYELRPHGIKVTTIAPGGVNTYFAFGTGRTPGDPKLQEFLDAEDVADAVLFAVSQPPKSRIVEVVMRPMAEPL
- a CDS encoding ROK family transcriptional regulator; amino-acid sequence: MSLYASTADQFLVKALNKGIVLNLLRLRGPISRADIAKATGLNKTTVSALVDELTRQHLVREVGMGESTGGRRPRLLTLNASAGFAIGADLGVDYSLVVALNLQAQPIWTRRVRRAPGTDPKADVNQLAELIEQAVAAVSPAPLGLLGIGLGVHGLVEYPGGRLLFAPNLGWTDVPVGEWLGERFKVPIVVDNEANAGALAELWAGAGQEARSLFYFSVGVGLGAGIVIDGEIYRGAAGTAGEFGHTTVDPAGPPCNCGNRGCLEVFVSERALMAYLQRSSPEPVSLSAGDVFQAAGAGDAAAISALARLGEYLGIGIANAINTFNPELVVIGGPIARGGHHVLNSARRVVEQRALAFPRGRARIVVSALGEEACAIGAGVMILQEFFRIPTTKANGPLAGGRPNDGTRRGGRGQEVELTWLKPGHVHYSTVK